The stretch of DNA AAACACTTCACGCTTGCGCAAACCGCCGCAAAGCGCTTTGAGCCAGCCACATATGACAGACGAAGAAATCCTCCACGAATTCCGCGCGAGCGAGGCGCTGCTCGAAGGGCACTTCAAGCTCTCCAGCGGACGCCATAGCGGACACTACCTGCAATGCGCGCGCGTGCTGATGAACGCCGAACGCGCCGGGCGGCTGGCATTCGCCCTGGCGCAAAAGCTCCCCCGCGATCTGCGCGCGCAGATCGACACCGTGGTCAGCCCGGCGATGGGTGGACTCATCATCGGCCATGAAATGGGCCGTGCATTGGGAAAAGATGCCCTGTTCCTTGAACGGCCCGAAGGCACCTTCGAGCTACGCCGGGGCTTTCGCCTTGAGCCGGGCGCCAAGGTGCTGATGGTCGAAGACGTTGTCACGACCGGCCTCTCCAGCCGCGAGGCGATCGCCGCGGTCGGGCGCGAAGGTGGTGAAGTGATTGCCGAATGCTCGCTGGTCGATCGTTCGAACGGCGCAGCCGACCTTGGCGTCCCCTTCTACCCGCTGATCGAAATCAACTTCCCCAGCTACGCCGAGGACGAAGTACCACCCGAACTCGCTGCCATCCCGGTGACCAAGCCTGGGAGCCGCAAGTCCTGAGTACGCGGCTTCGCCTGGGGGTCAACATCGACCACGTCGCCACGATCCGCAACGCGCGCGGCGGCGATCACCCGGATCCGGTGCGGGCGGCGGAGATCGTCGCAGCGGTCGGCGGCGACGGCATTACCGCGCACCTGCGCGAAGATCGTCGGCACATACGCGATGCCGATCTCCAGCGCATTCAGGCTGCCACCGACCTGCCGCTGAACCTGGAGATGGCGGCCACCGAGGAGATGCTTGCCATCGCCCTTGCCCATGCGCCGCACGCCGCGTGCATCGTCCCCGAAAAGCGTGAGGAGCGCACCACCGAAGGCGGGCTCGACGCGGCAGGGCTGCACAACCAGCTGGCTCCCATCGTCACGCGCCTTTCGGATGCGGGCATCCGGGTGAGCCTGTTCATCGAGGCGAGCGAACGCCAGCTCGAAGCCGCTAGGCAACTTGGCGCACCGGTGGTCGAATTCCACACGGGCGAATATGCGCATGCCGGGCTGGACGGCGATGTCGAGCGCGAGGCACGCGAACTCGATCGCATCGCCCGCATGTCCACCCTCGCCCGCGAGATGGGTATCGAACCGCATGCCGGACACGGCCTGACCTACGATAACGTCAAACCGATCGCCGCCATCCCGGAACTCGCCGAACTCAATATCGGCCACTATCTCGTAGGCGAGGCGGTTTTCGTCGGACTCGAAACCGCGGTTCGTCGCATGCGCGACCTGATGGACGAGGCCCGACTGTGATCATCGGCCTCGGCTCCGACCTGTGCAGCATCGAGCGCATCCAGAATTCACTCGACCGTTTCGGGGAACGTTTCGAGTATCGCGTCTTCACCGAGATCGAGATTGCCAAGGCGCGCCGTCGCCCCTTCACCATCGCCGGCACCTACGCCAAGCGCTTCGCCGCGAAGGAAGCCTTCTCCAAGGCGGTCGGCACCGGTTTTCGCCGTGGCGTCTTCATGAAGGATATCGGCGTGGTCAACGCGCCGAGTGGGGCCCCTACCCTGTCGCTGACCGGCGGCGCCGCAATCCGGCTTGCGGAAATGGTCCCGCACGGCCATGAGGCACGCATTCATCTTACCCTCACCGACGATCATCCATGGGCGCAGGCCTACGTGATTATCGAGGCCCTTCCTGCATGAGCACCGGCACCCCGGCAGTGAACGACATCACCGACAAAGAACCCGAAAAGACGGACGAGAAGATCGACTGGATTGCGGAGATCCGCGGGCTTGCGGTCATGCTGCTGGCAGTACTGGCCTTCCACAGCTTCGTCGCCAAGCCTTTCTATATCCCCTCGGAATCGATGATGCCCAACCTGCTGATCGGCGATCGGCTGGTGGTGAGCAAATATCCATACGGATGGAACTGGTCCTCGATCAGCTTCCACCTTGCCCCGCGCGGTAGCTGGCGCCTTTGGCCAGCCACGCCCGAATACGGAGATATCGTCATCCCGGTTCATCCGACGCGGGACGAGGATTACATCAAGCGCGTCGTCGCCTTGCCCGGTGACCGGATCGCCGTGAGCAATGGGCAAATCATCCTGAACGGTACCCCCATTCCACAGAAGGTCGAACCCGCACTCGACTTGCCCCTGGACGGCAACTCGACTTGTGATGGCTTTCTGCCCGACGAATTCAGGGCCACCGACAAGGATGGTCATCGCGTCTGCCGCGTGCCGGTGTTGCGTGAAACGATGCCTAATGGTGCGACCTATTTGATCATCGATCACGAACCGCAGGGGCTGGACGATTTTCCCGAGATCACTGTCCCTGACGATGCAGTCTTCGTGATGGGTGACAATCGCGACCATTCGGCAGACAGCCGCGCGGAAATCGCGGCAAAGGGCCTGGGCGGCCCGGTTCCGCTGGTCAATATCGGTGGACGAGCGGAATTCATCACCTTCTCTCTGGATGGAACCACTTCGCTGAACCCGGTAAGTTGGTTTACCAGTCTGCGCGGCGGACGTGCCGGATCGACCTTGCGCCCGGCGCTGGTGGAACGGAGCACCAGTCCCGCCAACTAGGCTAGCGTATAGGGAGGATCGCCGCCGTTATGCCCGAATTCGACGAGCACGATCTCGGCTCCAGCCCATCGCGCATCAGCGACCCGCGCCTCCGCCACGAAGTGAACCGTGCGCTGGTCTGGGCTGCCGTGATCGGCGGCGTCGCACTGGCGGTCGCCATTGCCCGGCCCCTTCTGGCCATTTTCGGCGCCATGGTTTTCGCCGCGATCATCGACGGCGGGGCCCGCCTGCTAGGCAGGATCATGCCGATCGGGCGGATCTGGCGGGTGGCATTGGTGCTGTTCGCCGGTGTCGCATTCATGGTCTGGTTGGCAAGCTTTGCCGGAGCGACGATTGCGCAGGAAGCGGAGCAATTCCCGGCCATACTCGAGCGCCAGCTGGGCGAGCTGATCGCAATGGCGCGTGAGCGCGGGATCGATATCAACCAGGCGCAGATTCAGAATTATGCCGTCAACTTCACCAGCGGTATCGGCACGGTCACCAAGGCGCTCGGCGGGATCCTTGGCGGGTTCGCAACCGTGCTGCTGATCATCGTGATCGGCATCTACCTGGCGATCGACCCCCAGCTCTATGAACGCGGCGTGGCGTGGATGCTCCCGCGCCACCGCCGGGAAAGCTTCTACCTGGTCGTCGACCGGATGAGCCTGACGATGCGCCGGCTGATGGGCGGTCGCCTGCTGGGCATGGTGGTGGAAGCGG from Erythrobacter mangrovi encodes:
- the acpS gene encoding holo-ACP synthase — translated: MIIGLGSDLCSIERIQNSLDRFGERFEYRVFTEIEIAKARRRPFTIAGTYAKRFAAKEAFSKAVGTGFRRGVFMKDIGVVNAPSGAPTLSLTGGAAIRLAEMVPHGHEARIHLTLTDDHPWAQAYVIIEALPA
- a CDS encoding pyridoxine 5'-phosphate synthase; this translates as MSTRLRLGVNIDHVATIRNARGGDHPDPVRAAEIVAAVGGDGITAHLREDRRHIRDADLQRIQAATDLPLNLEMAATEEMLAIALAHAPHAACIVPEKREERTTEGGLDAAGLHNQLAPIVTRLSDAGIRVSLFIEASERQLEAARQLGAPVVEFHTGEYAHAGLDGDVEREARELDRIARMSTLAREMGIEPHAGHGLTYDNVKPIAAIPELAELNIGHYLVGEAVFVGLETAVRRMRDLMDEARL
- the lepB gene encoding signal peptidase I, encoding MSTGTPAVNDITDKEPEKTDEKIDWIAEIRGLAVMLLAVLAFHSFVAKPFYIPSESMMPNLLIGDRLVVSKYPYGWNWSSISFHLAPRGSWRLWPATPEYGDIVIPVHPTRDEDYIKRVVALPGDRIAVSNGQIILNGTPIPQKVEPALDLPLDGNSTCDGFLPDEFRATDKDGHRVCRVPVLRETMPNGATYLIIDHEPQGLDDFPEITVPDDAVFVMGDNRDHSADSRAEIAAKGLGGPVPLVNIGGRAEFITFSLDGTTSLNPVSWFTSLRGGRAGSTLRPALVERSTSPAN
- a CDS encoding AI-2E family transporter, producing MPEFDEHDLGSSPSRISDPRLRHEVNRALVWAAVIGGVALAVAIARPLLAIFGAMVFAAIIDGGARLLGRIMPIGRIWRVALVLFAGVAFMVWLASFAGATIAQEAEQFPAILERQLGELIAMARERGIDINQAQIQNYAVNFTSGIGTVTKALGGILGGFATVLLIIVIGIYLAIDPQLYERGVAWMLPRHRRESFYLVVDRMSLTMRRLMGGRLLGMVVEAVFTYLMLTLVAQLLGIGTVPMAALLAILTGLLAFIPNLGALVSGVLMVMVGFSGGVDMGLYTIFVYFFVQNFDGYVVIPMIAKKTVDLAPALVLSFQLIMGLLFGIIGLFLADPLLAMIKVALERRAEIAGLEERAKVAKNGA
- the pyrE gene encoding orotate phosphoribosyltransferase, which gives rise to MTDEEILHEFRASEALLEGHFKLSSGRHSGHYLQCARVLMNAERAGRLAFALAQKLPRDLRAQIDTVVSPAMGGLIIGHEMGRALGKDALFLERPEGTFELRRGFRLEPGAKVLMVEDVVTTGLSSREAIAAVGREGGEVIAECSLVDRSNGAADLGVPFYPLIEINFPSYAEDEVPPELAAIPVTKPGSRKS